One Fuerstiella marisgermanici DNA window includes the following coding sequences:
- a CDS encoding aspartyl/asparaginyl beta-hydroxylase domain-containing protein: protein MSADETTIEDLLKASHDEYGIDGSPFVFPAIVRRMVARVVSFNHRFFAIAVWLLHRSWGFFGRHHSHPMAKAWSQLVWTFTYAEARRLALAAAALDAHPTFRNGCRELKFRNCLEAMFYRGAFLDPFFRQGKWQATEFTHPLQQPQYFVPGIPPNRFYDPANFEWTPQLEASFAAARQEVAELLNVHRDEFGMFRTDFENFVDGWNTFIFYVNGRRQKSNCERAPALAKIADDMLQYEEGELTMLSALNPHAHIPPHVGPLNGILRCHLPLFVPQGCGLQVGGEKVEWQEGKILVFDDSFVHDVWNDSDELRIVLFFNAWHPCLSPEERNALAALRKAYNDTPVGRNWLKRQEEVRPSTVRQEASAV, encoded by the coding sequence AATACGGTATTGACGGTTCGCCATTCGTGTTTCCCGCAATCGTTCGCCGAATGGTGGCGCGCGTTGTGTCGTTTAACCATCGTTTTTTTGCCATCGCCGTTTGGTTGCTGCATCGAAGCTGGGGATTCTTCGGTCGCCATCACAGTCATCCGATGGCCAAAGCGTGGTCGCAGCTGGTTTGGACATTCACGTACGCTGAAGCTCGGCGACTTGCTCTGGCCGCGGCCGCTCTGGACGCTCATCCCACGTTTCGCAACGGTTGCCGTGAGCTGAAATTTCGCAACTGCCTGGAGGCCATGTTTTATCGCGGCGCGTTTCTGGATCCATTCTTCCGTCAGGGCAAGTGGCAGGCGACTGAATTCACTCATCCACTGCAGCAGCCGCAGTACTTCGTGCCAGGCATTCCGCCAAACCGATTCTACGATCCGGCCAACTTCGAATGGACGCCTCAACTGGAAGCCAGCTTCGCAGCGGCTCGCCAGGAAGTCGCGGAACTGCTGAACGTGCACCGCGACGAATTTGGGATGTTCCGTACCGACTTTGAAAACTTCGTCGACGGGTGGAACACGTTTATTTTCTACGTGAACGGCCGCCGCCAAAAATCGAACTGCGAACGAGCGCCCGCGTTGGCGAAAATTGCGGACGACATGCTCCAGTACGAAGAAGGCGAGCTGACGATGCTGTCTGCTCTAAATCCTCATGCTCATATCCCGCCGCACGTGGGGCCGCTTAACGGAATTCTGCGATGCCACTTGCCTCTGTTTGTTCCACAAGGTTGCGGGCTACAGGTGGGCGGCGAAAAGGTTGAATGGCAGGAAGGCAAAATTCTGGTGTTCGACGATTCGTTCGTCCACGACGTCTGGAACGACAGCGACGAACTTCGCATCGTGCTGTTCTTTAACGCATGGCACCCATGCCTGTCGCCCGAAGAACGAAACGCGCTGGCAGCTCTTCGGAAGGCTTACAACGACACGCCAGTCGGCCGCAACTGGCTGAAACGCCAGGAAGAAGTCCGACCTTCGACCGTGCGTCAGGAGGCGTCGGCCGTATAA